CGGGGCGGGTGCGTTGGGAATGACGGCGTTACTGGCGATCGCCCAGGCGCCGGCCCTCTTGACGATGGTGTTGACGTAACGGCCGCTCATCGTCGTCGGCTTGCCGTCAGGACCCTTGCCCGAGACCTCCCAGGTGCCTTCGTTCACGGCGATGTCTGGGCCGACGGAGCGGCTGCTCCCAACCTTGATCGCGATTGTCGCGCCCTTCCACGGGCCCGCGAAGTTGGCCGCGAACTCCTTCTCGATGGCCGCGCGGCCGATCGTCGTGCCGGCCTCCTGCGAAGACCGCACCGCGTCGTCCGTGTAGAAGCCGGCGAGCGCCTTCGCGTCGCCCTTGGCAAAGGCAGCCGCCCAGTCGGCGGCCAGCTTGTCGAGGGCCGGGTCGTTCGCCTGCGCCGCGGCAGGAACGAGGCCGGCGCCCAGAACCGCGACACACACCGCCAACGCCATGGTTGTGAACTTCATCGATGCCTCCTGCAGGGAGCTCCTGCTCGCCAACGCGCACGAACGGCTGTCTGGAGACCATCACTATACGATCTTCCGAGAACCCTGCGTCAGGCGCGGTCGGAAGTCTGGCGTGGGGGGCCGGCGCGCCGATCGCCCGCAGCCGAAGAAGGGGTCCGATACCCCCGACCCCGACCCCAATCTGTGGCACAATCGGCCTACCCTCCGGAGGCTGACGTGCCCATGACGCGCGACGCCATCGTCGAGTTGTTCGACCGACGGCAGGCCCTGCTCGCCGTCCGCGACGCAGCGGGCCTCGCGGCCCTGCACGCGGAAGGCAGCATCCTCGATAGTCCGTTCGCCGGACGCACGGTCGGACGCGCCGCCATCGAACAGCTCTACCGCAGCCTGTTTTCCGCGTTCCCGGACTTCAGATTCGAGCCGGCCGAGCTCGTCATCGACGGAGATCGCGCCGTGCACGTCGGCGTCATGACCGGCACCGACACCGGCGGGTTCCTCAACATGCCGCCAACCGGCCGGCCATTCCGCATCCCGGCGGTGTTCACCTTCAAGGTCCACGGCGGACACTTCACGCACATGCAGGCGCTGTACGACTTCACGGGCTGGCTGGTACAGATCGGCCACCTGAAGGCCAAGCCCTCCTGACCCGCACGACGCGATCGCGGGGCGCCCTCTGGAGTTCGTCCGGACGGGTCTCACACGCGCAGCCCACGCAGGGGGACAGGTTCCCGGTTGACTTCCGGGAGCGAGTGCCGTAGCGTCTTCTCCTCCACTCTTGATGCCCTCAGGTCACACAGGCACCGCAAGCCCGGCAGGCCAGATGTCCGTCCGGCGGACGCGCCCACGCGCGCCTCGCGGTGAGGTCCGGTACAGCCAGGGTGTCGCCCGCCTCGTCGCCTGACCATCACGTTGTTCGCGTTCACGGAGGAGGATGGAAGACATGCGCAAGCACACAGCACGACCCGGAACGTCGCCCCGCGCGACGTGGATCACCGCGCTCGGCCTCGTGGCCGCGGCCGCAGCGGTCGTCGCGGTCATGGGACAGGCCGAACCAGCCACGGCCGGCCCCTCGTCGACGCACACGATCGAGGCCGCGCAGGACGCGCAGCCCGCGGCACGCGGCCAGGCGCGGCGCTTCCGCGCCACCCGGCCCATCGCCATCGACAAGCAGACCGGCCGTTCGAGAATGCCGACCGCCCGCGAGGTCGAAGAGCTCGTCACGACACTGTCGACACTCACGAGTCGGCCCGAGAGCCTGCCGGAGGCGACCGTTCAGGGCGGCGGCGTCGGCGTGGCCCTCGGGGACGCGTTCGGCGGCGTGGTGCTGGCCCGCCCGAACGAGGACGGCACGCTCGAAACCCGGTGCGTCTTCACGTTCGACGAAGGCATCGAGTTCCTCGGGCTCGTCGAGGATCAGCAGTAGGAGGACGCCATGAAGAGACTGCTGATTCCCGCGCTCACGCTGGCGGCCGTCGCGCTGACAGGAGTGTCCTCGTCAGCCGGCCCGGCACAGTTCGTCATCGTCAACATCAACGCCCCAGGGGTCGGATTCAACGACCCGACACCGGCGGATCCCGTGGGTGGGAACCCGGGCACGACCCTGGGCGAGCAACGGCTGATCGCCTTCGAGTACGCGGCCGACCTCTGGTCGGCCCGTCTCGACAGCGACGTACCGATCCGCATCCGGGCCCAGTTCACGCCGCTCGGCGCCGGCGTGCTCGGCAGTGCGGGCCCTCGATTCGTCTATCGAGACTTCCCCAACGCTCCCCTGCCCGGCACGTGGTACCATGCGGCACTGGCCAGCACGCTGGCCGGCGTCGACCTCGTCGACCCGGCGGAGCAGCACCTCCAGGCCAACTTCAGCACCAACTTCAACTTCTACCTCGGGCTCGACAACAACGCGCCGCCCGGACAGCCCGATCTGGTCGCCGTGCTGTTGCACGAGTTCGCGCACGGGCTCGGCTTCAGTCAGTTCGCGAGCCTCACCACCGGGGCGCTCTTCAACGGATTCCCCGATCTGTACAACAGCAATCTGTTCGATACGACCCTTGGCCTCTACTGGCCACAGATGACGAACGCGCAGCGGGCCGCGTCGGCCACGCGCTTCGGCCGTGTCGTGTGGGATGGCTTCTACGTTACGCAGGGCGTGCCCGAGGTGTTGTCGTTCGGCAGCCCCGAGGTGCGGGTCACGAGCCCGGCGTCCATTGCCGGCCCCTTCCAGTTCGGGAGCGCGAACTTCGGCCCGCCCGTAGGCAGCCCAGACGTGTCGGCGGCCATCGTGGCCGCCGTCGACGACGTCGAGGTGGGAGGCACGTCGACCGACGGGTGTTCGCCGTTCACGAACGCCGCCGAGGTAATGGGCCGGATCGCGCTCGTCGAACGGGGGCTGTGCGGCTTCGCCGTCAAGGCGCGCAACGCGACTAACGCCGGGGCGGCGGCCGTGA
Above is a window of Acidobacteriota bacterium DNA encoding:
- a CDS encoding SgcJ/EcaC family oxidoreductase; its protein translation is MALAVCVAVLGAGLVPAAAQANDPALDKLAADWAAAFAKGDAKALAGFYTDDAVRSSQEAGTTIGRAAIEKEFAANFAGPWKGATIAIKVGSSRSVGPDIAVNEGTWEVSGKGPDGKPTTMSGRYVNTIVKRAGAWAIASNAVIPNAPAP
- a CDS encoding ester cyclase; amino-acid sequence: MPMTRDAIVELFDRRQALLAVRDAAGLAALHAEGSILDSPFAGRTVGRAAIEQLYRSLFSAFPDFRFEPAELVIDGDRAVHVGVMTGTDTGGFLNMPPTGRPFRIPAVFTFKVHGGHFTHMQALYDFTGWLVQIGHLKAKPS
- a CDS encoding peptidase, with amino-acid sequence MKRLLIPALTLAAVALTGVSSSAGPAQFVIVNINAPGVGFNDPTPADPVGGNPGTTLGEQRLIAFEYAADLWSARLDSDVPIRIRAQFTPLGAGVLGSAGPRFVYRDFPNAPLPGTWYHAALASTLAGVDLVDPAEQHLQANFSTNFNFYLGLDNNAPPGQPDLVAVLLHEFAHGLGFSQFASLTTGALFNGFPDLYNSNLFDTTLGLYWPQMTNAQRAASATRFGRVVWDGFYVTQGVPEVLSFGSPEVRVTSPASIAGPFQFGSANFGPPVGSPDVSAAIVAAVDDVEVGGTSTDGCSPFTNAAEVMGRIALVERGLCGFAVKARNATNAGAAAVIIYNNAANVNAGPPGMGDDGINGAFVTIPTVSLRRVDGLAIVAELGTGVTANLGVDLSIRAGADASGRARMFAPFPVQGGSSISHYDSIARRNLLMEPAINADLTHNLKAPDDLTFELLRDIGWTFPDADGDGVVDDEDCNPNSDLRPTIWLGTINTRVTNVLFENGCTMADLIIALKAAAGNHGQFVSGVAHLTNGWVADGLISGAQKGAIQSAAARWR